The following are encoded in a window of Salmo trutta chromosome 9, fSalTru1.1, whole genome shotgun sequence genomic DNA:
- the nkx6.3 gene encoding homeobox protein Nkx-6.3: MDSNIPGSFLFNNSLNQFSSDLKAPVCQYSVPNSFYKLNPGLNSQLQAAGTPHGISDILSRSMMGATGTTTLLSGYPTMGGFGTVATPGVYYNRADYNPSLGGFTKPGAECPVKGRSGSCWVESGYEWRGGRQQCNNNIGHLEDISGRKKHTRPTFSGHQIFALEKTFERTKYLAGPERARLAYSLGMTESQVKVWFQNRRTKWRKKSASEPSSTQAMRGEQGGEASENEVEDEEYNKPLDPDSDDEKIRLLLRKHRRAFSVLRLGPHHV, encoded by the exons ATGGATTCCAACATACCGGGGTCTTTTCTGTTCAACAACAGCCTGAATCAGTTCTCTTCGGACTTAAAGGCACCTGTGTGTCAGTACTCAGTGCCCAACTCCTTCTACAAGCTCAACCCAGGCCTGAACAGCCAGCTGCAGGCAGCAGGCACACCCCACGGCATCAGTGACATCCTCAGCCGTTCCATGATGGGCGCTACGGGCACTACCACCCTGCTCTCTGGATACCCTACCATGGGGGGCTTTGGCACCGTGGCCACCCCGGGGGTCTACTACAACCGTGCCGACTACAACCCCTCACTGGGCGGCTTCACCAAGCCTGGCGCTGAGTGCCCCGTGAAGGGTCGCAGTGGCAGCTGCTGGGTAGAGAGCGGGTacgagtggagaggagggaggcagcAGTGCAATAACA ACATTGGGCATCTAGAGGATATTTCAGGCAGGAAGAAGCACACCAGACCTACATTCAGTGGACATCAGATATTTGCCCTGGAGAAAACCTTTGAGCGGACCAAGTACTTGGCCGGGCCAGAGAGAGCTAGACTGGCCTACTCCCTGGGCATGACAGAGTCACAAGTCAAG GTATGGTTCCAGAACCGCCGCACCAAGTGGAGGAAGAAGAGTGCCTCAGAGCCCAGCTCCACCCAAGCGATGCGGGGTGAGCAGGGAGGGGAGGCCTCGGAGAACGAGGTGGAGGATGAAGAGTACAACAAGCCTCTGGATCCCGACTCGGACGACGAGAAGATACGACTGCTGCTGCGCAAACACCGCCGGGCTTTCTCTGTACTCCGCCTTGGACCACATCACgtctga